The Podospora pseudocomata strain CBS 415.72m chromosome 3, whole genome shotgun sequence genome window below encodes:
- a CDS encoding hypothetical protein (COG:U; EggNog:ENOG503NZ4I) → MTSQPAWDYIAKLVCIGDSGCGKSSLTIRLCEGRFVTHHDVTIGVEFGSRIVPVGPPYSTTTEECSTSTPIPSTPSSPKPANGKPPAGLPKPPTVPTPQSEAAAAASQKHMKLSLWDTAGQETYKSVTRSYFRGASGALLVFDLTRKSTFTHVTDWLNDLRQIAEPDIVVVLVGNKADLASPEAEGGQNKREVSRQEAEEWARRNGVLEYVETSAKSGEGVEKAFMRVAEKIFGNIQQGKYDLNDRRSGVKGPNFGGPPGSSGGKPVRLTNSANKSSGGCC, encoded by the coding sequence atGACTTCCCAACCCGCCTGGGACTATATCGCAAAGCTAGTATGCATAGGCGACTCAGGCTGTGGTAAATCCTCCCTGACCATACGTCTCTGCGAAGGCCGCTTCGTTACCCATCATGACGTAACCATCGGCGTGGAGTTTGGCTCCCGCATCGTCCCCGTCGGTCCCCCTtattccaccaccacagaaGAGTGCTCTACCTCAACCCCAATACCGTCCACCCCGTCTTCCCCAAAACCTGCCAACGGCAAGCCCCCAGCCGGcctcccaaaacctccaaCAGTCCCTACCCCCCAGTCCGAAGCAGCCGCTGCTGCCTCCCAAAAGCACATGAAGCTTTCCCTCTGGGACACTGCCGGACAAGAAACGTACAAGTCCGTCACGAGATCCTACTTTCGCGGCGCATCTGGTGCGCTCTTGGTCTTCGATCTCACCCGCAAGTCCACCTTTACGCACGTCACCGACTGGCTCAACGACCTCCGCCAGATCGCCGAGCCCGACATCGTCGTTGTTCTCGTGGGTAACAAGGCCGATCTGGCCTCGCCAGAAGCAGAGGGAGGGCAGAACAAGCGCGAGGTCTCACGGCAAGAAGCGGAGGAGTGGGCCCGTAGGAATGGCGTGCTTGAATACGTCGAAACTAGCGCAAAGAGCGGGGAGGGAGTAGAAAAGGCCTTTATGAGAGTAGCCGAAAAGATTTTTGGGAACATTCAACAGGGGAAATACGACTTAAATGACAGGAGGTCAGGCGTGAAGGGACCGAACTTTGGGGGGCCGCCAGGGAGCTCGGGGGGCAAgccggtgaggttgacgaACAGTGCGAATAAGAGCTCGGGCGGGTGCTGTTGA
- the MET15 gene encoding Homocysteine/cysteine synthase (EggNog:ENOG503NVTU; COG:E), translated as MSEQRFETLQLHAGQEPDPATNSRAVPIYATSSYVFNDSAHGARLFGLKEFGNIYSRIMNPTIDVFEKRIAALEGGVAAVAASSGMAAQFMAIAALAHSGDNIVSTSNLYGGTYNQFKVLFQRFGITTKFVTGDKPEDFAAVIDDKTKAVYIESIGNPRYNVPDFEKIANIAHEHGIPVVVDNTFGAGGYFVRPIEHGADIVVHSATKWIGGHGTTIGGVIVDAGKFDWGKHGKRFPQMVEPSEGYHGLKFWETFGVITYAIRVRVELLRDLGACLNPFGAQQLLLGIETLSLRAERHASNALTLARYLEASPYVAWVSYPGLESHPSHELAKKYLKRGFGGVLSFGVKGGGAAGSQIVDSFKLISNLANVGDSKTLAIHPWTTTHEQLTDEEKISSGVSEDLIRVSVGTEHIEDIVADFEQAFKAAEASTTKGEETEVADRTKTDAAPTEV; from the exons ATGTCTGAGCAGAGATTCGAGACCCTCCAGCTCCATGCGGG CCAGGAGCCTGACCCTGCCACCAACTCCCGTGCTGTCCCCATTTATGCCACCAGC AGCTACGTTTTCAATGACTCGGCTCACGGTGCCCGCCTCTTCGGCCTCAAGGAGTTTGGCAACATCTACTCCAGAATCATGAACCCCACCATCGATGTGTTCGAGAAGAGAatcgccgccctcgagggtggtgttgctgccgttgccgcctcctccggcatGGCCGCTCAGTTTATGGCCATTGCCGCTCTTGCTCACTCCGGTGACAACATCGtttccacctccaacctctacGGCGGTACCTACAACCAGTTCAAGGTCCTCTTTCAGCGcttcggcatcaccaccaaattCGTCACGGGAGACAAGCCCGAGGACTTCGCCGCTGTCATTgacgacaagaccaaggccgTCTACATTGAGAGCATTGGCAACCCCCGCTACAACGTCCCCGACTTCGAGAAGATTGCCAACATTGCCCACGAGCACGGTATCCCCGTGGTTGTCGACAACACCTTCGGCGCCGGCGGTTACTTCGTCCGCCCCATCGAGCACGGTGCTGATATCGTCGTCCACTCTGCCACCAAGTGGATTGGTGGTCACGGTACTACCATCGGTGGCGTCATCGTCGATGCCGGCAAGTTCGACTGGGGCAAGCACGGCAAGCGCTTCCCCCAGATGGTTGAGCCCTCCGAGGGTTACCACGGGCTCAAGTTCTGGGAGACCTTCGGTGTCATCACCTATGCTATCAGAGTTAGAGTCGAGCTCCTCCGCGACCTCGGTGCCTGCCTCAACCCCTTCGGTGcccagcagctcctcctcggtatCGAGACTCTCTCCCTCCGTGCCGAGAGGCACGCTTCCAacgccctcaccctcgctCGTTACCTCGAGGCCAGCCCATATGTGGCCTGGGTGTCGTACCCCGGTCTCGAGAGCCACCCATCTCACGAGTTGGCCAAGAAGTACCTCAAGCGCGGTTTCGGCGGTGTCTTGAGCTTCGGTGTCAAAGGTGGCGGTGCTGCCGGCAGTCAGATTGTCGACAGCTTCAAGCTCATCTCCAACCTTGCCAACGTTGGCGACTCCAAGACCCTTGCCATTCACCCATGGACCACCACTCACGAGCAGCtcaccgacgaggagaagatcaGCTCGGGTGTGTCTGAGGATCTCATCCGTGTGTCTGTCGGTACTGAGCACATTGAGGACATCGTTGCCGACTTTGAGCAGGCGTTcaaggctgctgaggctTCGACGACAAAGGGTGAGGAGACAGAGGTGGCCGATCGGACCAAGACTGATGCTGCGCCAACTGAAGTTTAA
- a CDS encoding hypothetical protein (COG:S; EggNog:ENOG503P4J1) has protein sequence MSLFKTAILPLRAIQGVFALLVLALSSYVAHWYNTTTVISSPSSINFLFFASLYSLLSILALEFLIPRFVAPKTAASNYIALGVELSNVLFWFAGFVGLAVFLSKLLFCRGSVCQSAQADVAFAAAAWLVWTGSGVIMVREVVKKGGLMSWKRKEPAAVEVPVTNKEEA, from the exons ATGTCCCTCTTTAAGACagccatcctccccctccgggCCATCCAAGGCGTCTTTGCTCTCCTAGTCCTTGCTCTCTCATCATACG TCGCCCACTGGtacaacacaacaacagtaatctcctccccctcctccatcaacttcctcttcttcgcctccctctactccctcctctccatcctcgctcTCGAGTTCCTCATCCCTCGCTTCGTCGCCCCCAAGACGGCCGCCAGTAACTACATCGCTTTGGGGGTGGAACTGTCAAACGTGCTCTTTTGGTTCGCGGGGTTTGTCGGACTGGCAGTTTTCCTGAGCAAATTGCTGTTTTGTCGGGGGAGCGTCTGCCAAAGTGCGCAGGCTGACGTTGCGTTTGCTGCGGCGGCGTGGCTGGTGTGGACTGGGTCGGGGGTGATtatggtgagggaggtggtgaagaagggggggttgatgagttggaagaggaaggagccggcggcggtggaggttcCTGTTACcaacaaggaggaggcttaA
- the FAA2 gene encoding medium-chain fatty acid-CoA ligase faa2 (COG:I; EggNog:ENOG503NUAR): MAPSKQDTTAYINAIAQPPPPGTPYALPIPGTERPNRTPIYRHWRFQNGPLLETFDPAIRTVHDLFEASVARVPRNRCLGHRPWNPVSKTWENKFVWTTYTEVAERRKNFGAGIVELHQRVGVTADKKYAVGLWAQNRPEWQITELALLSQSLWPVSLYETLGPEATEYIINHSELTAVVCSLPHIPTLLKLAPRVPSLKFIISLDPLDAGEMTGHSKLSLLNAAAAQVGLEIFSMEGVEALGARSGRPMRPPQPEDVLTINYTSGTTGDPKGVLITHANGVAGISAARSNQSITAGDVHLSYLPLAHIYGRMADQTALAEGASIGYFHGDITQLVEDIKLLRPTGLMSVPRLFNRINSAIQAATVEQEGFKGALSRRVIEAKKASMKLPPGKATNKHFLYDKIWTPKVLKGVGLSRARTMVSGSAQLDPDVHEFLRAAFGNNFVQGFGMTETYAVGTVQMPGDFTTGNIGPPCPSVELCIESVPDYEYTVEDKPNPRGELLMRGPIIFKEYYRNPEETAKTIEADGWFHTGDIVEVDSMGRFKIIDRKKNVLKLAQGEYISPERIENVYLGSCNLLAMAFVHGEPKESSLVAVFGIDPVHFAPYASKILKQNISAEDKAALKVAANDPRVKGALLKLLDNIGKSHKFNSYEKVKNIYLDIEPFSIENELLTPTLKLKRPQTARAFRAEIDRMYEEIAANAGSKPKL, from the exons ATGGCTCCCAGCAAGCAGGACACGACGGCTTACATCAACGCCATcgcccaaccaccccctccgggCACTCCCTAcgccctccccatccccggcACCGAGCGCCCCAACCGGACTCCCATCTACCGCCATTGGCGCTTCCAGAACGGCCCTCTTCTCGAGACCTTCGACCCCGCCATTCGCACCGTCCACGATCTCTTCGAAGCTTCCGTCGCGCGGGTCCCCAGAAACAGATGCTTGGGCCACAGACCCTGGAACCCTGTCTCCAAGACATGGGAGAACAAGTTTGTCTGGACGACATATACCGAGGTTGCTGAGCGCAGGAAGAACTTTGGTGCTGGCATCGTTGAGCTGCACCAGCGGGTTGGCGTCACGGCTGACAAGAAGTATGCTGTCGGTCTCTGGGCTCAGAACCGCCCCGAGTGGCAGATCACCGAGTTGGCTCTGCTCTCGCAGTCCTTGTGGCCCGTTTCGCTCTACGAGACTCTCGGACCCGAGGCGACCGAgtacatcatcaaccacagcGAGCTGACTGCCGTCGTCTGCTCGCTCCCTCACATCCCCACTCTCCTGAAGCTTGCGCCCCGCGTGCCCAGCCTCAagttcatcatctccctgGACCCCCTCGATGCCGGTGAGATGACCGGCCACTCCAAGCTGTCGCTCTTGAACGCTGCGGCCGCCCAGGTTGGCCTTGAGATCTTCTCCATGGAGGGCGTGGAGGCGCTGGGTGCCCGCTCCGGCCGCCCAATGCGCCCTCCCCAGCCCGAGGATGTTTTGACCATCAACTACACCTCTGGCACCACTGGTGACCCCAAGGGTGTCCTTATCACCCACGCCAACGGTGTTGCCGGTATCTCGGCTGCTCGCTCCAACCAGAGCATCACGGCTGGCGACGTCCACCTGTCTTATCTTCCTCTTGCGCATATCTATGGTCGCATGGCTGACCAGACTGCTCTCGCTGAAGGCGCCAGCATCGGTTACTTCCACGGTGACATCACCCAGCTTGTGGAGGATATCAAGCTCCTGCGCCCAACTGGTCTCATGTCGGTGCCGCGTCTCTTCAACCGCATCAACTCTGCCATCCAGGCCGCCACGGTTGAGCAGGAGGGCTTCAAGGGTGCCCTCTCGCGTCGTGTCAttgaggccaagaaggccagcaTGAAGCTTCCTCCTGGCAAGGCCACCAACAAGCACTTCCTCTACGACAAGATCTGGACCCCCAAGGTCCTCAAGGGTGTTGGTCTCTCTCGCGCTCGCACCATGGTCAGCGGTTCCGCCCAGCTCGACCCCGACGTTCATGAGTTCCTCCGCGCCGCCTTTGGCAACAACTTCGTCCAGGGTTTCGGCATGACCGAGACCTACGCCGTCGGTACCGTCCAGATGCCCGGCGATTTCACCACCGGCAACATCGGCCCCCCGTGCCCCTCGGTCGAGCTCTGCATCGAGTCCGTCCCCGACTACGAGTACACCGTCGAGGACAAGCCCAATCCCCGCGGCGAGCTGCTCATGCGCGgtcccatcatcttcaagGAGTACTACCGCAACCCCGAGGAGACGGCCAAGACGATCGAGGCTGACGGGTGGTTCCACACCGGCGACATCGTCGAGGTGGACAGCATGGGCCGCTTCAAGATCATCGACCGCAAGAAGAACGTGCTCAAGCTCGCGCAGGGCGAGTACATTTCCCCCGAGCGCATCGAGAACGTCTACCTCGGCAGCTGTaacctcctcgccatggCCTTTGTGCACGGTGAGCCCAAGGAGTCGAGTTTGGTGGCTGTGTTCGGTATCGACCCTGTGCACTTTGCTCCTTATGCCAGCAAGATCCTCAAGCAGAACATTTCTGCCGAGGACAAGGCTGCGCTCAAGGTGGCGGCGAACGACCCGAGGGTCAAGGGGGCGCTGTTGAAGCTGTTGGATAACATTGGAAAGAGCCACAAGTTCAACAGCTACGAGAAGGTGAAGAATATCTATTTGGATATTGAGCCTTTTTCGATCGAGAATGAGCTTTTGACTCCCAC cctcaagctcaagcgCCCGCAGACGGCGAGGGCTTTCCGCGCCGAGATTGACCGCATGTATGAGGAGATTGCGGCCAATGCTGGTTCCAAGCCCAAGTTGTAA
- a CDS encoding hypothetical protein (EggNog:ENOG503P3QI; COG:S), whose translation MRIPTLLSLLGAATALTHNNPPLQTSLTVHIPRSAPLPNPAALLPQTHATLNSLTKHHSAPLSDKSNFHFHNVTPGSYLLDIHCLTHAFLPLRVDISPSSSFSSSSSSDPSEQSPIKIEAWETFRGNDWGNKGEKVSIEVSDGNSGIVVVASMAGQKSYFMERSSFSVLSIFKNPIILLSLVSMGLFFGMPKLIENMDPEMRAEWEEQQKSNPMNALMGAASGQQGGGGMGNFDMAAFLAGSGGGKEDNKGGNNGGGKKKNR comes from the exons ATGAGAATaccaaccctcctctccctcctggGAGCAGCCACCGCCCTcacccacaacaacccccctcttcaaacCTCCCTAACAGTCCACATCCCCCGCtcggcccccctccccaacccggCCGCTCTCCTTCCCCAAACACACGCGACCCTCAACTCCCTAACCAAACACCACTCCGCCCCATTGTCGGACAAATCCAACTTCCACTTCCACAACGTCACCCCCGGCTCTTACCTGCTAGACATCCACTGCCTCACCCACGCGTTTCTTCCCCTCAGAGTGGAcatttccccctcctcctccttctcctcctcctcctcctcggaccCGTCAGAACAATCACCCATCAAGATTGAAGCATGGGAGACGTTTAGGGGCAACGACTGGGGAAACAAAGGGGAGAAGGTCTCTATTGAGGTGTCGGACGGGAATTCGGGGATAGTGGTTGTGGCGAGTATGGCCGGCCAAAAGAGCTATTTCATGGAGAGGAGTTCGTTTTCGGTGCTGAGCATCTTCAAGAACCCGATTATCCTGCTGAGTTTGGTTTCAATGGGGTTGTTTTTTGGGATGCCAAAGTTGATTGAAAATA TGGACCCGGAAATGCGCGCCGAGTGGGAGGAGCAGCAAAAGAGCAACCCGATGAATGCGCTGATGGGGGCGGCGAGCGGGCAgcaggggggaggggggatggggaattTTGATATGGCTGCTTTCTTGGCTGGGAGCGGTGGGGGTAAGGAGGATAATAAGGGGGGGAATAAtggtggggggaagaagaagaacaggtga
- the WWM1 gene encoding WW domain-containing protein wwm1 (COG:A; EggNog:ENOG503P2KC): MADFDAPTGPPPPKVPEGWVARWNDQYKEWFYVNTYTKKSQWEKPTEPAIPPRDDAPAGPPPSYTAGDDKPVVVSDAKVNPYDNTNQSTTGGASGSGTHQTESEDERLARQLQAEEDARARSHGGTTTPQQSFPGQLPPRPDNLEKGKSFLGKLFGGKKGGGGSHGSVGTLGGLGGLMANRPGSHSQYPGGYGGSAPPPQGAYGGGGYPPQGGYGGYPPQQGYGGYPPQQGYPQQGYGGYPPQGGYGGYPQQGYGAHGRPAKSGPGMGMMAGGAALGVGAGLLGGALVADAIHDNQQEAYQEGYQDGAEGDFGGGDDFGGGDF, encoded by the exons ATGGCCGACTTTGATGctcccaccggccctccCCCGCCCAAGGTGCCAGAAGGCTGGGTCGCGCGCTGGAACGACCAGTACAAGGAATG GTTCTACGTAAACACCTACACCAAAAAGTCCCAATGGGAAAAACCCACCGAGCCGGCCATCCCGCCCCGCGATGACGCTCCTGCCGGTCCGCCCCCGAGTTACACCGCCGGGGATGATAaacctgttgttgtttctgaTGCAAAGGTCAATCCTTACGATAATACCAACCAGTCGACTACGGGCGGTGCGTCCGGATCTGGGACCCATCAAACCGAAAGCGAAGACGAACGCCTGGCTAGGCAGCTAcaggcggaggaggacgcTAGGGCGCGGTCTCATGGGGGTACTACAACGCCGCAGCAGAGCTTTCCGGGACAGCTCCCGCCTAGACCGGATAATcttgagaaggggaagagcttcttggggaagttgtttggggggaagaaggggggcgGTGGTAGTCATGGGTCGGTGGGGACattgggtgggttgggggggttgatggctAATCGCCCTGGGAGTCACAGTCAGTATCCGGGGGGTTATGGAGGGTCGGCGCCGCCTCCTCAAGGGGcttatggtggtggtggttatcCTCCTCAAGGAGGGTACGGCGgttatcctcctcagcaggggTATGGAGGTTaccctcctcagcagggtTATCCGCAGCAGGGTTATGGGGGTTATCCTCCTCAGGGGGGGTATGGTGGTTATCCTCAGCAGGGTTATGGTGCTCACGGTAGGCCCGCGAAGAGCGGTcctgggatggggatgatggctgGTGGTGCGGCGTTGGGTGTGGGTGCTGGATTGCTTGGTGGGGCGTTGGTTGCGGATGCGATACATGACAATCAGCAGGAGGCTTATCAGGAGGGGTATCAggatggggcggagggggattttggtgggggggatgattttggaggtggtgatttCTAG
- a CDS encoding hypothetical protein (EggNog:ENOG503NVKY; COG:I) gives MFSEYASKFLAQSQSRFSNFAGQPDNADRPSQPSGWQNRGARFGGRSYLGRGGGGNPYQTSNSRFGSMAAFGSRYNQDAPLFQPPLDHDEEDEEERDREAADIYALQQSRRVLAAGRLEESTETDNDGSRASIEQSQEYEGSGSLGERLRGIRSSWNGPKKYKRATMKEEPPTERPEPRKHIREISRDSTDTKGMEDVGLESTIAYSEPPADLMMEDSTPPAFQKFRSPGGPSRPLLRRNSGEDSELGLRPPSSVGTEVNATALPPASDGEMFRHDAFFAWIYLIAQASLFATFVLIFMHTSGNKASGDTIYTTLKASFHLLAVDTLVAIIVSMVWLAALRSFVRPLVILVLVAVPIILLSFSLYPFISSYQETGGSSRFQDTAMRWAATVPGIWALIWVYMVWKGRESIQSAMSILDFSSRILTANSALILVGMGCLTAVVLWTWTWLFMFTRVFLGGSFSSKLARFIISASTWWLGAYFILMYLWTLSIISAVQRSTTAATVSQWYFHRNAVPAPSSRDVVSAALSHAMTTIFGTISLSTLLALAIRLPLLVLPRRLAHILTMFVYSFIPTPIAALTNPLTLTYAAIHSQPLSISARGLSSMEFLAPQRPTTTLTPAALPKHNRHSPLLPYRLAKLILHATRFMMAIALGFAGWVMTAKQLEIERQGKVGIRGSAYAYVVGLIASFIGWGILGAMEGILSGIVDGVVVCYGSEKRMLTGAGGYCMEAANLFGDRRGQGDRESIY, from the exons ATGTTCTCTGAAT ATGCCTCTAAATTCCTTGCGCAGTCGCAGTCGAGGTTCTCCAACTTTGCCGGCCAGCCAGATAACGCCGACAGGCCATCACAGCCGTCCGGATGGCAGAATAGAGGCGCGCGATTCGGGGGACGTTCCTATCTCGGtcggggcggcggtgggaaCCCGTATCAAACTAGCAACTCCCGGTTCGGTAGTATGGCAGCCTTCGGCTCGAGGTACAATCAGGACGCCCCGTTGTTCCAACCCCCACTAGATCAcgatgaggaagacgaagaagagagagatcGAGAGGCCGCAGACATTTATGCTTTGCAACAATCACGCCGTGTTCTCGCCGCCGGCCGACTCGAAGAAAGCACCGAAACAGATAATGATGGGAGCCGCGCTTCGATAGAGCAAAGCCAGGAGTATGAAGGATCTGGGTCTCTTGGGGAACGTCTCCGAGGCATCCGGAGTAGCTGGAACGGCCCCAAGAAGTACAAGAGGGCGACCATGAAAGAGGAGCCACCAACAGAACGGCCGGAGCCGAGGAAGCACATACGCGAAATATCGAGGGATAGCACGGATACCAAAGGGATGGAAGATGTTGGTCTAGAATCAACCATCGCCTACAGCGAACCACCAGCGgacttgatgatggaggacaGTACCCCTCCGGCCTTCCAAAAGTTCAGGTCGCCTGGCGGTCCGTCGCGCCCGCTGCTTAGGAGAAATTCTGGCGAGGATTCGGAGCTTGGACTGCGACCGCCCAGCTCAGTCGGGACAGAAGTTAATGCCACTGCGCTGCCGCCAGCATCGGATGGAGAAATGTTTCGACACGAcgccttctttgcctggATCTACCTGATCGCCCAAGCATCCCTGTTTGCTACCTTTGTCCTAATCTTTATGCATACAAGTGGTAACAAGGCATCTGGAGACACTATCTACACCACGCTAAAGGCATCTTTCCATCTGCTGGCTGTCGACACTTTGGTGGCCATCATAGTCTCCATGGTATGGTTGGCGGCGCTGCGGTCGTTCGTCCGACCGCTTGTTAtcctggtgttggtggcggtgCCAATAATCCTCTTATCGTTTTCGTTGTATCCGTTCATTTCAAGTTATCAGGAGACTGGTGGCAGTTCACGATTCCAGGATACAGCCATGAGATGGGCAGCGACGGTCCCTGGTATATGGGCACTGATATGGGTATACATGGTTTGGAAAGGCCGCGAGTCTATTCAGTCTGCTATGAGCATTCTTGATTTCTCGAGCCGCATCCTGACGGCGAATTCAGCTCTTATTTTAGTTGGCATGGGCTGCCTTACTGCTGTGGTGCTCTGGACGTGGACCTGGCTTTTCATGTTCACTAGAGTATTTCTCGGTGGAAGCTTCTCCAGCAAGCTCGCCAGGTTCATCATCAGCGCTTCGACTTGGTGGCTGGGGGCGTACTTTATACTCATGTACCTCTGGACGCTGTCGATCATCTCCGCGGTTCAGCGGAGCACAACAGCGGCGACGGTGTCGCAGTGGTATTTCCATCGGAATGCGGTTCCAGCTCCATCTAGTAGGGACGTTGTTTCCGCTGCCCTGAGCCATGCCATGACCACCATCTTTGGAACCATCAGCTTGTCGACGTTGCTAGCTCTTGCGATCCGCCTACCCCTACTGGTTTTGCCGCGGAGACTGGCTCATATCCTGACCATGTTTGTCTACTCGTTCATTCCGACCCCGATCGCGGCGTTGACGAACCCGTTGACCTTGACATATGCGGCCATCCACTCGCAACCGCTGTCGATTTCGGCCAGGGGTCTGTCATCGATGGAATTCCTGGCACCCCAACGGCCTACCACTACTCTCACACCTGCCGCGTTGCCCAAGCATAACAGGCAttcgcctcttcttccctacCGGCTTGCGAAGCTGATCCTTCACGCCACGCGCTTCATGATGGCCATTGCGCTGGGATTTGCGGGGTGGGTCATGACTGCGAAGCAACTCGAAATCGAAAGGCAGGGCAAGGTGGGCATCCGGGGAAGCGCCTATGCGTATGTGGTTGGGTTAATCGCCAGCTTCATAGGCTGGGGCATTTTGGGAGCTATGGAGGGCATTCTCAGCGGCATTGTTGATGGCGTAGTGGTCTGCTATGGCAGCGAGAAGAGAATGTTGACCGGAGCGGGAGGATACTGCATGGAGGCGGCGAACCTGTTTGGGGATAGAAGGGGACAGGGTGACAGAGAGTCTATCTATTAG